The following are encoded together in the Actinoplanes sp. N902-109 genome:
- the leuA gene encoding 2-isopropylmalate synthase has translation MSSEATSDPIARQQPSGMPFQRYSAYQQQFAVDLPDRQWPAKRIGTAPRWCAVDLRDGNQALIDPMSPERKRRMFSLLVAMGYKEIEVGFPAASQTDYDFVRQLIEQDLIPDDVTIQVLVQCREHLIDRTFESLRGAKRAIVHFYNSTSTLQRKVVFGLDRAGITDIATTGARLCQKYAEIHTPDTDIFYEYSPESYTGTELDYALEICSAVIDVIDPTPDRPLIINLPATVEMATPNVYADSIEWMHRHLPRRESVILSLHPHNDRGTAVAAAELGVLAGADRVEGCLFGNGERTGNVDLVTLGLNLFSQGVDPMIDFSEIDEIKRAVEYCNQLPVHERHPYVGDLVYTAFSGSHQDAIKKGLTALQQEATDAGTDVDEFAWGVPYLPIDPKDVGRTYEAVIRVNSQSGKGGVAYIMKEEHKLDLPRRLQIEFSGVVQHVTDAAGGEVGPQQMWDIFASEYLIDHQQFGVIELERYSTATVDGKVEIDAEVRHRNTRRPVAGVGNGPIDAFVQALEPLGVQARVLDYAEHALTSGEDAQAAAYVECEINDRTVWGVGLDANIVTASVKAVVSAVNRAR, from the coding sequence ATGTCCAGCGAAGCAACCAGTGATCCCATCGCGCGCCAGCAGCCGAGCGGGATGCCGTTCCAGCGCTACAGCGCCTATCAGCAGCAGTTCGCTGTCGACCTCCCCGACCGGCAGTGGCCGGCCAAGCGGATCGGGACCGCGCCCCGCTGGTGCGCCGTCGACCTGCGCGACGGCAACCAGGCCCTGATCGACCCGATGTCGCCCGAGCGCAAGCGGCGGATGTTCAGCCTGCTGGTCGCGATGGGCTACAAGGAGATCGAGGTCGGCTTCCCGGCCGCCAGCCAGACCGACTACGACTTCGTCCGCCAGCTCATCGAGCAGGACCTGATCCCGGACGACGTGACGATCCAGGTGCTGGTGCAGTGCCGCGAGCACCTGATCGACCGCACGTTCGAGTCGCTGCGGGGTGCCAAGCGCGCGATCGTGCACTTCTACAACTCGACCTCGACGCTGCAGCGCAAGGTCGTGTTCGGCCTGGACCGGGCCGGCATCACCGACATCGCGACCACCGGCGCCCGGCTCTGCCAGAAGTACGCCGAGATCCACACGCCGGACACCGACATCTTCTACGAGTACTCGCCGGAGTCCTACACGGGCACCGAGCTGGACTACGCGCTGGAGATCTGCTCGGCGGTCATCGACGTGATCGACCCGACCCCGGACCGCCCGCTGATCATCAACCTGCCGGCGACCGTCGAGATGGCCACCCCCAACGTGTACGCGGACAGCATCGAGTGGATGCACCGTCACCTGCCCCGCCGCGAGAGCGTGATCCTCAGCCTGCACCCGCACAACGACCGGGGCACCGCCGTGGCCGCCGCCGAGCTCGGCGTGCTGGCCGGCGCCGACCGCGTCGAGGGGTGCCTGTTCGGCAACGGCGAGCGCACCGGCAACGTCGACCTGGTGACGCTCGGGCTCAACCTGTTCTCCCAGGGCGTCGACCCGATGATCGACTTCTCCGAGATCGACGAGATCAAGCGCGCCGTCGAGTACTGCAACCAGCTGCCGGTGCACGAGCGGCACCCGTACGTCGGTGACCTGGTCTACACGGCGTTCTCCGGCTCGCACCAGGACGCCATCAAGAAGGGCCTGACCGCGCTCCAGCAGGAGGCCACCGACGCCGGTACGGACGTCGACGAGTTCGCCTGGGGCGTGCCCTATCTGCCGATCGACCCCAAGGACGTGGGCCGCACCTACGAGGCGGTCATCCGGGTCAACTCGCAGTCGGGCAAGGGCGGTGTGGCGTACATCATGAAGGAGGAGCACAAGCTCGACCTCCCGCGCCGCCTGCAGATCGAGTTCTCCGGCGTGGTGCAGCACGTGACCGACGCCGCGGGTGGCGAGGTCGGCCCGCAGCAGATGTGGGACATCTTCGCGAGCGAGTACCTGATCGACCACCAGCAGTTCGGCGTCATCGAGCTGGAGCGCTACTCCACGGCGACGGTGGACGGCAAGGTGGAGATCGACGCCGAGGTGCGCCACCGCAACACCCGCCGCCCGGTGGCCGGCGTCGGCAACGGCCCGATCGACGCCTTCGTGCAGGCCCTGGAGCCGCTCGGGGTGCAGGCCCGGGTCCTGGACTACGCCGAGCACGCGCTGACCTCCGGTGAGGACGCGCAGGCCGCAGCCTATGTGGAGTGCGAGATCAACGACCGTACGGTCTGGGGTGTCGGCCTGGACGCCAACATCGTCACGGCATCGGTCAAAGCTGTGGTCAGCGCGGTGAACCGCGCCCGATGA
- a CDS encoding aspartate kinase has translation MALVVQKYGGSSVADAERIKRVAERIVDARKAGDDVVVVVSAMGDTTDNLLDLANQVSPLPPGRELDMLLTSGERISMALLAMAIHNLGYEARSYTGSQAGVLTTSVHGKARIIDVTPGRLRTALDEGAIAIVAGFQGVSQDTKDITTLGRGGSDTTAVALAAALHADVCEIYTDVDGVFTADPRIVPNARHIKEITYEEMLELAAGGAKVLMLRCVEYARRFKVPIHVRSSYSNKPGTVVKGSMEDPNVEQALITGVAHDRSEAKITIVGVPDEPGAAGRIFETVAQAEINIDMIVQNVSTEGTGRTDISFTLPKSDGPTAMAALDRIKEQIKFKSLLFDDHVGKVSLIGAGMRSHPGVAAGFFACIGEAGVNIEMISTSEIRVSVVCRDSDLDTAVRAVHDTFELGGTETAVVYAGTGR, from the coding sequence GTGGCCCTGGTGGTGCAGAAGTACGGCGGTTCGTCCGTGGCCGACGCCGAGCGCATCAAGCGCGTGGCGGAGCGGATCGTGGACGCCCGCAAGGCCGGTGACGACGTGGTGGTCGTGGTGTCCGCGATGGGTGACACCACCGACAACCTGCTCGACCTCGCCAACCAGGTCAGCCCGCTACCGCCCGGCCGCGAGCTGGACATGCTGCTGACCTCGGGCGAGCGCATCTCGATGGCGCTGCTGGCGATGGCGATCCACAACCTCGGCTACGAGGCGCGCTCCTACACCGGCTCGCAGGCCGGCGTGCTCACCACCTCGGTGCACGGCAAGGCGCGCATCATCGACGTCACGCCCGGCCGGCTGCGCACCGCGCTCGACGAGGGTGCGATCGCGATCGTCGCCGGCTTCCAGGGTGTGTCGCAGGACACCAAGGACATCACCACGCTCGGCCGCGGCGGCTCGGACACCACGGCTGTCGCGCTGGCCGCGGCGCTGCACGCCGACGTCTGCGAGATCTACACCGACGTCGACGGCGTCTTCACCGCCGATCCCCGGATCGTGCCCAACGCCCGGCACATCAAGGAGATCACGTACGAGGAGATGCTCGAGCTGGCCGCCGGCGGGGCAAAGGTGCTGATGTTGCGATGCGTCGAGTACGCCCGCCGCTTCAAGGTGCCGATCCACGTACGCTCGTCGTACTCGAACAAGCCCGGCACTGTCGTCAAGGGATCGATGGAGGACCCCAACGTGGAACAGGCGCTGATCACCGGGGTCGCTCACGACCGGAGCGAAGCCAAGATCACCATCGTCGGGGTGCCCGACGAGCCCGGCGCGGCCGGCCGCATCTTCGAGACGGTCGCCCAGGCCGAGATCAACATCGACATGATCGTGCAGAACGTGTCGACCGAGGGCACCGGGCGCACCGACATCTCGTTCACGCTGCCCAAGTCCGACGGCCCCACCGCGATGGCGGCGCTCGACCGGATCAAGGAGCAGATCAAGTTCAAGAGCCTGCTCTTCGACGACCACGTGGGCAAGGTGTCGCTGATCGGCGCGGGCATGCGCTCGCACCCGGGCGTGGCGGCCGGCTTCTTCGCGTGCATCGGCGAGGCCGGCGTCAACATCGAGATGATCTCCACCTCGGAGATCCGCGTCTCGGTGGTCTGCCGCGACAGTGACCTCGACACCGCGGTGCGCGCGGTGCACGACACGTTCGAGCTGGGCGGCACCGAGACCGCTGTGGTGTACGCGGGGACCGGCCGGTAA
- a CDS encoding aspartate-semialdehyde dehydrogenase, which yields MGAQPTLAVVGATGSVGTVMRELLTSRRNVWGEIRLVASARSAGKELSCRGEQLVVHELTPQVFDGVDVAMFDVPDDISLEWAPVAAAHGVTVVDNSAAWRMDPQVPLVVPEVNREALRHRPRGIVANANCTTMAMIMAVAPLHLEYGLRELVVASYQAVSGAGQLGVDTLHDQLSKVAGDRMLGSRPGNVRQAVGDDIGPFPAPLALNVVPWAGDLAPLGWSSEELMLRNESRKILGLPALKVSATCVRVPVVTGHSVAVHAVFGAELTADEARQTLRNAPGVILVDDPESGEFPMPIDAVGTDPAWVGRIRRALDDPRALDLFITADNLRKGAALNTVQIAELLAVELSK from the coding sequence ATGGGGGCCCAGCCCACCCTCGCCGTCGTCGGAGCCACCGGTTCCGTCGGCACGGTGATGCGTGAGCTGCTCACCTCCCGGCGCAACGTCTGGGGCGAGATCCGGCTTGTCGCCTCGGCCCGCTCGGCCGGCAAGGAGCTGTCCTGCCGCGGCGAGCAGCTCGTCGTGCACGAGCTGACGCCGCAGGTGTTCGACGGCGTCGACGTGGCGATGTTCGACGTCCCCGACGACATCTCGCTCGAGTGGGCACCCGTCGCGGCGGCACACGGTGTGACGGTGGTCGACAACTCCGCGGCCTGGCGGATGGACCCGCAGGTCCCCCTCGTCGTACCGGAGGTCAACCGCGAGGCCCTGCGGCACCGCCCCCGCGGCATCGTCGCCAACGCCAACTGCACGACCATGGCCATGATCATGGCCGTCGCCCCGCTGCACCTCGAGTACGGCCTGCGTGAGCTGGTCGTCGCCTCCTACCAGGCCGTCTCGGGGGCCGGTCAGCTCGGCGTCGACACCCTGCACGACCAGCTCAGCAAGGTCGCCGGCGACCGCATGCTGGGCTCCCGCCCGGGCAACGTGCGGCAGGCTGTCGGCGACGACATCGGCCCGTTCCCGGCGCCGCTCGCGCTCAACGTGGTCCCCTGGGCCGGTGACCTCGCCCCGCTGGGCTGGTCCTCCGAGGAGCTCATGCTGCGCAACGAGTCCCGCAAGATCCTCGGCCTGCCCGCCCTCAAGGTGTCCGCCACCTGCGTGCGCGTGCCGGTCGTCACCGGCCACTCGGTCGCCGTGCACGCCGTCTTCGGCGCCGAGCTCACCGCCGACGAGGCCCGTCAGACCCTGCGCAACGCCCCCGGGGTGATCCTGGTCGACGACCCGGAGTCCGGCGAGTTCCCCATGCCGATCGACGCCGTGGGCACCGACCCGGCCTGGGTGGGCCGCATCCGCCGGGCCTTGGACGACCCCCGCGCCCTCGACCTGTTCATCACCGCCGACAACCTGCGCAAGGGCGCGGCCCTCAACACCGTCCAGATCGCTGAGCTGCTCGCCGTCGAACTCAGCAAGTGA
- a CDS encoding DUF4352 domain-containing protein — MSYPPNHPNQPLPPVPPGYGPPPVAPKKTNTTKIVLGVVGGVLGLCCFGGIAIAAFGGGSDKPADAAADKVTTQAGAAAATTAPARPVATTAAAPAPVKTTAAKPPAEKAPGLGDPVRDGKFEFTVTKVDCSRTKVGNSFLNEKAQGKFCQISVTVKNIGKKAQLFDGSSQKALDGDGTEYSNDGEAEIYANDDNATFLNEINPGNQAKGKLIFDVPKSTKLTKLELHDSMFSGGVEVALS, encoded by the coding sequence ATGTCTTATCCCCCCAACCACCCGAACCAGCCGCTGCCGCCGGTGCCGCCCGGCTACGGGCCGCCGCCGGTCGCCCCGAAGAAGACGAACACCACGAAGATCGTGCTGGGCGTCGTCGGTGGTGTGCTCGGCCTGTGCTGCTTCGGCGGGATCGCGATCGCGGCGTTCGGCGGCGGCTCCGACAAGCCGGCCGACGCGGCCGCCGACAAGGTGACGACGCAAGCCGGCGCCGCTGCTGCCACCACGGCTCCGGCGCGGCCGGTCGCCACCACGGCTGCGGCGCCCGCGCCGGTCAAGACCACGGCGGCCAAGCCGCCGGCCGAGAAGGCGCCCGGGCTCGGCGACCCGGTCCGCGACGGCAAGTTCGAGTTCACCGTCACCAAGGTCGACTGTTCGAGGACCAAGGTCGGCAACTCGTTCCTGAACGAGAAGGCGCAGGGCAAGTTCTGTCAGATCTCGGTGACCGTCAAGAACATCGGCAAGAAGGCACAACTGTTCGACGGCTCGTCGCAGAAGGCGCTCGACGGCGACGGCACCGAGTACTCGAACGACGGCGAGGCGGAGATCTACGCCAACGACGACAACGCCACGTTCCTCAACGAGATCAACCCCGGTAACCAGGCGAAGGGCAAGCTGATCTTCGACGTACCGAAGTCAACGAAGCTCACCAAGCTGGAGCTGCACGACAGCATGTTCTCCGGCGGGGTCGAGGTGGCGCTGAGCTAG
- a CDS encoding glycoside hydrolase family 19 protein, whose protein sequence is MTASQAAESCVTAYSSSQVYTGGQRASYSAHNWTAKWWTQGETPSTGGSGVWNDDGACGGGSTTPPPTGGGSCSYPNWTAGTWYDAGAIVKYTNGGYYRAKNANPGYDPVISTWYWEPYSCTGGGTGGGGGTTSGFPVTEAQFNQMFPNRIAFYSYAALVDAAKKYPAFAATGSDTVKKQEIAAFLANVNHESGGLVYVEEVNQANWPLYCDASQSYGCPAGQSAYHGRGPIQLSWNFNYKAAGDALGIDLLHNPDRVKNEASVAYQTAVWYWMTQRGPGTMTPHDAMVNSRGFGETIRSINGSLECNGGNPAQVQSRVDAYNRFTALLGVAPGANLYC, encoded by the coding sequence ATGACGGCGTCCCAGGCCGCGGAGTCCTGCGTGACCGCCTACAGCAGCTCGCAGGTCTACACCGGCGGGCAGCGCGCCTCCTACAGCGCGCATAACTGGACCGCCAAGTGGTGGACCCAGGGCGAGACGCCCAGCACGGGCGGCTCCGGCGTGTGGAACGACGACGGCGCTTGCGGTGGCGGCAGCACGACGCCTCCGCCCACCGGCGGCGGCTCCTGCTCCTATCCGAACTGGACCGCCGGCACCTGGTACGACGCCGGCGCGATCGTGAAGTACACCAACGGCGGCTACTACCGGGCCAAGAACGCGAACCCGGGTTACGACCCGGTCATCAGCACCTGGTACTGGGAGCCCTATTCGTGCACCGGTGGCGGCACCGGGGGCGGGGGCGGCACCACGAGCGGTTTCCCGGTCACCGAGGCGCAGTTCAACCAGATGTTCCCGAACCGGATCGCGTTCTATTCGTACGCGGCCCTCGTCGATGCCGCCAAGAAGTACCCGGCATTCGCCGCGACCGGCAGTGACACGGTCAAGAAGCAGGAGATCGCCGCTTTCCTCGCGAACGTCAACCACGAGTCCGGCGGGCTGGTCTACGTGGAGGAGGTGAATCAGGCGAACTGGCCGCTGTATTGCGATGCGAGCCAGTCCTACGGGTGCCCGGCCGGGCAGTCGGCATACCACGGCCGCGGCCCGATCCAGTTGAGCTGGAACTTCAATTACAAGGCGGCCGGGGATGCGCTCGGCATCGATCTGCTGCACAATCCCGACCGGGTCAAGAACGAGGCGTCCGTGGCCTATCAGACGGCCGTCTGGTACTGGATGACCCAGCGCGGGCCGGGCACGATGACCCCGCACGACGCCATGGTCAACAGCCGCGGTTTCGGTGAGACCATCCGCAGCATCAACGGGTCGCTGGAGTGCAACGGCGGCAATCCGGCGCAGGTGCAGAGCCGGGTGGACGCCTACAACCGGTTCACCGCGCTTCTCGGGGTCGCCCCCGGCGCCAATCTGTACTGCTGA
- a CDS encoding bifunctional diguanylate cyclase/phosphodiesterase encodes MFAWSTHQLTEYFTAVNASADEAAAIAVAVEQAAELIEAETGAVVLGDVVHGAWGFGADVPVKGLLAVAEKPGMLTVPALGELYAVPSSLGESVAGALVVARIEEPFDSEERQVLQGMAQLLGVALRSIRVLNAERTLRAEREREATERLILLEQAQTRQRLVETLLTIQRAISNRKPLPEILDAVTTGTAALLGGAPVALILAEGGGGRRLSVASVSGAENYALADPDSPHTEAREAMATAKVIIRPVDPGDPARGSIIATPVRVTGEMAGSLVALLPGATDQYAEQREQLAAFAQQVSLALTDARTVEAVREAHHDPVTGLPNRGLFLKIFNRVLASRQSATEPTSVLFIDLDRFKAVNDSLGHEAGDHLLAAVAGRIRACVRASDTTARLGGDEFAVLLHNSPVDSATAVGERVIEAIREPFRISERDIFIGASVGVAITRATTANSDTLLSNADLAMYRAKKEGPGKVVVYEPHMKAEALNYLSLRTDLQRALAEGEFRLQYQPLVRLDSGEVAGVEALCRWHSPSRGLVSPADFIPIAEESGVIVELGQWVLETSAAQVAAWRRLHPDLMLNVNVSGIQLGHPRFAANVTRALAVAGLPSSAVTLELTESVLMDDPDAAAASLASLRELGVHLSIDDFGTGYSSLAYLRQLPVDELKVDRAFIARAELTGEDLALVRTIVELGHILGLRVVAEGIENAAQLEALRRLGCTYGQGYHLYRPMSPADLPKALLRLPVHP; translated from the coding sequence ATGTTCGCCTGGTCGACTCATCAGCTCACGGAGTACTTCACCGCGGTCAACGCATCGGCGGACGAGGCCGCGGCCATCGCCGTCGCGGTGGAACAGGCGGCCGAGCTGATCGAGGCCGAGACCGGCGCGGTGGTGCTCGGCGACGTGGTCCACGGCGCCTGGGGCTTCGGCGCGGACGTACCGGTCAAGGGTCTGCTGGCCGTGGCCGAGAAGCCCGGCATGCTGACGGTACCCGCGCTGGGTGAGCTGTATGCCGTCCCGAGCTCGCTGGGGGAGTCGGTGGCGGGCGCCCTGGTGGTGGCCCGCATCGAGGAGCCGTTCGACTCCGAGGAGCGGCAGGTGCTGCAGGGGATGGCCCAGCTGCTCGGGGTGGCCCTGCGCAGCATCCGCGTGCTGAACGCGGAACGGACGCTGCGCGCCGAGCGGGAACGGGAGGCGACCGAGCGGCTGATCCTGCTGGAGCAGGCGCAGACCCGGCAGCGTCTGGTCGAGACGCTGCTGACGATCCAGCGGGCGATCTCCAACCGCAAGCCGCTGCCGGAGATCCTCGACGCGGTCACCACCGGTACGGCGGCCCTGCTGGGCGGGGCGCCGGTGGCCCTGATCCTGGCCGAGGGCGGCGGTGGGCGCCGGCTGAGCGTGGCCTCCGTGTCGGGCGCGGAGAACTACGCGCTCGCCGACCCGGACAGCCCGCACACCGAGGCCCGCGAGGCGATGGCGACGGCGAAGGTGATCATCCGTCCGGTGGATCCGGGCGATCCGGCGCGCGGCTCGATCATCGCCACCCCGGTGCGGGTGACCGGCGAGATGGCGGGCAGCCTGGTTGCGCTCCTGCCGGGGGCCACCGATCAGTACGCCGAGCAGCGCGAGCAGCTTGCTGCGTTCGCTCAGCAGGTGAGTCTGGCGCTCACCGATGCCCGTACGGTCGAAGCGGTCCGCGAAGCGCACCACGACCCGGTCACCGGCCTGCCCAACCGCGGCCTGTTCCTGAAGATCTTCAACCGGGTGCTGGCGTCGCGGCAGTCGGCGACCGAGCCGACCAGTGTGCTCTTCATCGACCTGGACCGGTTCAAGGCCGTCAACGACAGCCTCGGCCACGAGGCCGGTGACCACCTGCTCGCCGCGGTCGCCGGGCGGATCCGCGCCTGTGTGCGGGCCAGCGACACCACCGCCCGGCTCGGCGGCGACGAGTTCGCGGTGCTGCTGCACAACTCGCCGGTGGACTCGGCGACCGCGGTCGGCGAACGGGTGATCGAGGCGATCCGCGAACCGTTCCGGATCTCCGAGCGCGACATCTTCATCGGGGCCAGCGTCGGGGTGGCGATCACCCGGGCCACCACCGCCAACTCCGACACCCTGCTGAGCAACGCCGACCTGGCCATGTACCGGGCCAAGAAGGAGGGGCCGGGCAAGGTCGTCGTCTACGAACCACACATGAAGGCCGAGGCCCTCAACTACCTGAGCCTGCGTACGGACCTCCAGCGCGCGCTCGCCGAGGGTGAGTTCCGCCTGCAGTACCAACCGCTCGTGCGGCTGGACTCCGGCGAGGTGGCCGGGGTGGAAGCGCTCTGCCGCTGGCACAGCCCGTCGCGTGGGCTGGTCTCACCGGCCGATTTCATCCCGATCGCCGAGGAGTCCGGGGTGATCGTCGAGCTGGGTCAGTGGGTGCTGGAGACCAGTGCCGCCCAGGTGGCGGCGTGGCGGCGGCTGCACCCGGACCTGATGCTCAACGTCAACGTGTCGGGCATCCAGCTCGGGCACCCGCGCTTCGCCGCGAACGTGACCCGGGCGCTCGCGGTGGCCGGTCTGCCGTCCAGTGCGGTGACGCTGGAACTCACCGAGTCGGTGCTGATGGACGACCCGGATGCGGCGGCCGCCTCGCTGGCGAGCCTGCGCGAGCTCGGCGTGCATCTGTCCATCGACGATTTCGGTACGGGTTATTCGTCGCTGGCCTATCTGCGGCAGCTCCCGGTCGACGAGCTGAAGGTGGACCGCGCGTTCATTGCCCGGGCCGAGCTGACCGGGGAGGATCTGGCGCTCGTGCGCACCATCGTGGAACTGGGCCACATCCTCGGTTTGCGAGTGGTCGCCGAAGGCATCGAGAACGCGGCGCAGCTGGAGGCTTTGCGCCGGTTGGGCTGCACCTACGGCCAGGGATATCACCTGTACCGCCCGATGAGCCCGGCCGATCTGCCGAAGGCGTTGCTGCGGCTTCCCGTTCACCCGTAG